The proteins below come from a single Thermomicrobiales bacterium genomic window:
- the purS gene encoding phosphoribosylformylglycinamidine synthase subunit PurS, protein MESTLSHSYLAEVFISLKPVVNDPEGLSIRAGLHSLGYTGVESVRAGKYLRLTVSATSMDEAEAEVARMCEQLLANPVMETFRVKLTALADH, encoded by the coding sequence GTGGAATCGACGCTCAGCCATTCCTACCTGGCCGAAGTGTTCATTTCCCTGAAGCCGGTTGTAAATGACCCGGAAGGTTTGTCGATTCGTGCCGGCCTTCATTCCCTCGGCTACACCGGCGTCGAAAGTGTTCGGGCAGGTAAGTACCTGCGCCTGACTGTGAGCGCCACCTCGATGGATGAGGCCGAAGCCGAGGTCGCCCGAATGTGCGAACAGTTGCTGGCAAATCCGGTCATGGAAACGTTCCGCGTCAAGTTGACGGCACTCGCCGACCATTAG
- the purB gene encoding adenylosuccinate lyase has product MIERYTLPEMGAIWSDQHKIDRWLAVEKAVCEAWARRGVIPEDAMPAIRQASCDVERMKEIERETDHDVIAFLRATGETVGEASRFIHLGLTSSDVIDTAMAMQTVDALNQILTRVDEAIEAVGRQALEHRTTLMIGRTHGVHAEPITFGFKLTVWYDELRRNRARLVAARESIRVGKISGAVGTHANVPPDVEDDVCAELNLAVAPVSTQIIQRDRHAEVISALALLASSLDKFAVEIRHLARTEVRELEEAFDPGNQGSSAMPHKRNPHESERLSGLARLVRGYAVTGLENVVLWHERDISNSSAERVIFPDAFIVVDYMLHLFTDLVSNWVVYPARMQQNLDATGGAIFSQRAMLALVAAGLDRQVAYKIIQRNAMRAWDEGGHLRDYLKNEPEVASKLSSDEIDDLFDYGYHLQHIDRAFERVGLLESATTAVGEAS; this is encoded by the coding sequence GTGATCGAACGCTATACGCTGCCCGAAATGGGCGCGATCTGGAGTGACCAACACAAGATCGATCGCTGGCTAGCGGTTGAAAAGGCAGTTTGCGAGGCGTGGGCACGTCGCGGGGTGATTCCCGAAGACGCGATGCCTGCCATTCGCCAGGCGTCCTGCGATGTCGAGCGGATGAAAGAGATCGAACGTGAGACGGATCACGACGTCATCGCGTTCTTGCGCGCGACCGGCGAGACGGTCGGCGAGGCATCGCGATTCATCCATCTTGGCCTGACGAGCTCCGATGTCATTGACACCGCCATGGCAATGCAGACGGTCGACGCGCTCAACCAGATCCTCACTCGTGTTGATGAAGCCATTGAGGCTGTCGGGCGGCAGGCGCTAGAACATCGGACCACATTGATGATCGGCCGCACACACGGTGTGCATGCCGAGCCAATCACCTTCGGATTCAAGCTCACGGTCTGGTACGACGAGTTGCGGCGCAATCGCGCGCGCCTGGTAGCCGCTCGCGAATCTATCCGGGTTGGCAAGATCAGCGGCGCAGTTGGGACGCATGCCAACGTCCCGCCAGACGTCGAGGACGATGTCTGCGCCGAGCTCAATCTCGCCGTCGCGCCCGTGTCAACGCAGATCATTCAGCGCGACCGCCACGCCGAGGTCATTTCCGCGTTGGCGTTGCTTGCGTCATCGCTCGATAAGTTTGCTGTCGAGATTCGCCATCTGGCGCGGACCGAGGTCCGTGAGCTGGAAGAAGCGTTCGACCCCGGCAATCAGGGCTCATCTGCCATGCCGCACAAGCGCAACCCGCACGAAAGCGAACGTCTGAGCGGGCTAGCGCGACTCGTGCGCGGTTACGCTGTGACCGGGCTGGAGAACGTCGTCCTCTGGCATGAGCGAGACATCTCGAACTCTTCGGCTGAGCGAGTCATCTTCCCCGATGCGTTCATCGTCGTCGATTACATGCTGCATCTCTTCACAGATCTGGTCAGTAACTGGGTCGTCTATCCGGCGCGTATGCAACAGAACCTTGACGCGACCGGCGGCGCGATCTTCTCGCAACGCGCCATGCTCGCGCTTGTTGCCGCCGGACTTGATCGGCAGGTTGCGTACAAGATCATCCAGCGCAACGCGATGCGCGCCTGGGATGAAGGCGGCCACCTGCGGGACTATCTCAAAAATGAGCCGGAAGTTGCGTCAAAGTTATCATCAGACGAGATCGACGATCTTTTTGATTACGGCTATCACCTCCAGCATATCGACCGAGCGTTCGAGCGGGTAGGGTTGCTGGAGTCGGCAACTACAGCGGTGGGAGAGGCGTCATGA
- a CDS encoding TatD family hydrolase, whose translation MTALFVDTHVHLDLPEFDDDRQAVIDRAIRAGVGAFVLIGFNPERWESTAGLLRQHSNMVRAVGLHPNNADIWAESLLPAIEREAQVTGTVAIGEIGLDYYRDHAEPAIQRAAFTAQVRLARELDLPVVIHQREAEADVLEIIAQEGPVRGVMHCFSGDAAFAQSCLDLGLMLGIGGVATYKRSDAIRDAIRRTPMERLMLETDAPYLAPQSRRGRRNESSLMIDAAETVATVKAVEIAHVAAATTDNAIRLFGDALTAAVEHGKSMTTCES comes from the coding sequence ATGACCGCGCTTTTCGTCGATACCCATGTGCACCTCGATCTGCCGGAGTTCGATGACGATCGACAGGCAGTCATCGATCGAGCCATACGCGCCGGTGTCGGAGCCTTTGTGCTCATTGGCTTCAACCCTGAGCGCTGGGAATCGACGGCAGGACTTTTGCGGCAACATTCCAACATGGTGCGCGCGGTCGGGCTCCATCCGAACAACGCAGACATCTGGGCTGAGAGCCTGCTTCCTGCGATTGAGCGGGAGGCACAGGTTACAGGAACCGTTGCTATCGGTGAGATCGGGCTGGATTACTACCGCGATCACGCCGAACCAGCCATACAACGTGCTGCATTCACGGCTCAGGTCCGCCTCGCTCGCGAACTGGACCTGCCGGTCGTGATTCACCAGCGTGAAGCCGAGGCCGATGTACTTGAGATCATTGCTCAGGAAGGACCTGTTCGAGGCGTCATGCACTGCTTCTCGGGCGATGCTGCGTTCGCTCAATCGTGCCTGGATCTTGGCCTGATGCTTGGCATTGGCGGGGTCGCCACCTATAAGCGATCCGACGCAATCCGGGATGCAATCAGGCGCACGCCAATGGAACGTCTTATGCTGGAGACGGACGCTCCGTATCTCGCGCCGCAGAGCCGACGAGGTCGTCGCAATGAGTCATCTCTGATGATCGATGCAGCGGAGACTGTTGCAACCGTGAAAGCTGTCGAGATTGCACACGTGGCGGCGGCAACAACTGACAACGCCATTCGTCTCTTCGGCGATGCACTCACGGCGGCTGTAGAGCACGGAAAGTCGATGACAACGTGCGAGTCATAG
- a CDS encoding histidinol phosphate phosphatase domain-containing protein: MSVDEAPGVFDFHTHTFYSDGVLSPMEQARRAAMNGYSVLGMTDHTGVGGVPRLIEDLRRDREIIERYWPLKVIIGVELTHVPAEAIGKAARFARDSGAEIVVVHGETPVEPVPEGTNHASIECGYVDVLAHPGMLTNEDAALAAERGVLLEVSARRGHSLTNGHVVRCAERAGARLIVNSDAHEPSDLLSIGFQQRVARGAGIQEANLATVLRENPRWLLERVLARRSQGSA, encoded by the coding sequence ATGAGCGTAGACGAGGCACCCGGAGTTTTCGATTTCCACACCCACACGTTCTACTCGGACGGCGTCCTGTCGCCAATGGAGCAGGCACGCCGCGCGGCGATGAATGGCTATTCCGTGCTGGGTATGACGGATCACACGGGCGTCGGTGGCGTGCCGCGCCTGATCGAAGACCTGCGTCGCGATCGCGAAATCATCGAGCGCTACTGGCCACTCAAGGTCATCATCGGAGTCGAGCTGACCCACGTGCCGGCCGAGGCGATCGGCAAAGCAGCGCGGTTTGCGCGCGACTCCGGCGCGGAAATCGTCGTTGTTCATGGCGAGACCCCGGTCGAGCCGGTACCCGAGGGTACCAATCACGCTTCGATTGAGTGCGGGTACGTCGACGTCCTCGCCCACCCAGGGATGCTGACCAACGAAGATGCAGCGCTGGCTGCCGAACGCGGCGTGCTGCTGGAAGTCAGCGCCCGCCGAGGGCACTCGCTCACCAACGGGCACGTCGTGCGGTGCGCCGAACGTGCAGGCGCTCGACTGATCGTCAACAGCGACGCGCACGAACCGTCCGACCTCCTGTCGATCGGGTTCCAACAGCGAGTCGCTCGCGGTGCCGGCATTCAGGAAGCCAACCTCGCGACGGTCCTGCGCGAGAATCCACGCTGGCTTCTGGAGCGTGTCCTCGCTCGCCGAAGCCAGGGCTCGGCGTAG
- the glmS gene encoding glutamine--fructose-6-phosphate transaminase (isomerizing), whose translation MCGIFGYVGVEADTGDMVLRALKRLEYRGYDSWGVAVGVNGHIEIEKHVGKIGTANIDLPASDIGFGHTRWATHGGVNHANAHPIPDSTGRIAVIHNGIIENFRSLRAMLTDDGYCFVGDTDTEVVAYLVSKALGESDSPEAVRAAVASAFLQLRGLNAIIILDRQSRTLTAVKHVSPLVVGRNGSGSFIASDTLALAGHADTVSYLEDYQLVQLCQNEIVSMDVRDGSPVALDSTDIPFDEGSADLGGYPHFMLKEMNEQPGVIEHIARDKVDDIHQLAAMIRESYGTFLVGCGTASYAALTGSYLFSRIAHRHVNFVVGSEFEYQEHFLTDRSLVVALSQSGETVDVIEPVLAARKRGAKIVALVNVKGSTLDRIADFTVHLDAGPEQCVLSTKAYTAKVATLLLTAHVLNGSEHVGRDLLWRAVDGVRTALTPSYVDRVIEVADRINDRGHMFVIGRGVSYPTALEAALKIKEVSYLHAEGFAGGELKHGVIALIEDGTPCIVYSPLDETRTDIISGAMELKARGGLIIGISPEDDEVFDIHLPMEDVGDAAPLVMAPPAQMLGYQLALRRGCDPDKPRNLAKSVTVK comes from the coding sequence ATGTGCGGAATTTTCGGTTACGTCGGCGTTGAGGCAGACACGGGCGACATGGTGCTCCGAGCTCTGAAGCGGCTGGAGTATCGCGGCTACGACTCGTGGGGCGTTGCTGTCGGCGTCAATGGCCACATCGAGATCGAGAAGCATGTCGGCAAAATCGGCACGGCAAATATCGATCTCCCAGCGTCTGATATTGGTTTCGGCCACACCCGCTGGGCCACGCACGGCGGCGTGAACCACGCCAACGCTCACCCGATACCCGACTCAACCGGCCGCATCGCGGTCATCCACAACGGCATCATTGAGAACTTCCGGTCGCTGCGCGCGATGCTCACTGACGACGGCTATTGCTTCGTCGGCGACACTGACACCGAAGTTGTCGCCTACCTGGTCAGCAAGGCGCTCGGTGAGTCTGACTCGCCAGAAGCAGTCCGCGCGGCGGTTGCCAGTGCGTTCCTGCAGCTGCGTGGTCTCAACGCCATCATCATTCTTGATCGTCAATCACGGACGTTGACCGCCGTGAAGCATGTGTCGCCGCTGGTCGTCGGGCGCAATGGGAGCGGGTCGTTCATCGCGTCCGACACGTTGGCTCTTGCCGGCCACGCAGACACGGTCTCCTACCTGGAGGACTACCAGCTCGTCCAGCTCTGCCAGAACGAGATCGTATCGATGGACGTGCGCGACGGCAGCCCGGTGGCGCTGGACTCGACGGACATCCCGTTCGATGAGGGCTCAGCAGATCTGGGCGGCTACCCGCATTTCATGTTGAAAGAGATGAATGAGCAGCCCGGCGTTATCGAGCACATCGCGCGCGACAAAGTTGACGACATCCATCAGCTTGCAGCGATGATTCGCGAGTCATACGGCACGTTCCTTGTTGGCTGCGGCACAGCCTCGTATGCGGCACTGACCGGCAGCTATCTCTTTTCGCGTATCGCACATCGGCACGTCAATTTCGTGGTCGGCAGCGAGTTCGAATACCAGGAGCACTTCCTCACCGACCGCTCGCTCGTGGTGGCCCTGTCGCAGTCTGGCGAGACCGTCGACGTGATCGAGCCGGTTCTCGCGGCACGGAAGCGCGGCGCGAAGATCGTCGCGCTCGTCAACGTCAAGGGCTCAACTCTCGACCGCATCGCGGATTTCACGGTTCACCTGGACGCCGGTCCCGAGCAGTGCGTGTTGTCGACAAAGGCTTATACAGCCAAAGTCGCGACGCTGCTCCTGACCGCACACGTTCTGAATGGCTCCGAGCACGTCGGGCGAGATCTACTCTGGCGCGCGGTCGACGGCGTTCGTACCGCACTGACGCCAAGTTATGTCGACCGAGTGATTGAGGTCGCCGACCGGATCAATGACCGCGGCCATATGTTCGTCATCGGGCGTGGCGTTTCCTACCCGACCGCGCTCGAAGCGGCGTTGAAGATCAAAGAGGTCTCCTACCTTCACGCAGAAGGATTTGCCGGTGGCGAGCTCAAGCATGGCGTCATTGCGTTGATTGAAGATGGCACGCCCTGCATTGTCTACTCACCGCTCGATGAGACGCGCACTGACATCATCTCCGGCGCGATGGAGCTCAAGGCGCGTGGTGGTCTCATCATTGGTATCTCACCGGAAGATGATGAGGTGTTCGACATCCACCTGCCGATGGAAGACGTCGGAGACGCCGCTCCGCTTGTCATGGCACCACCGGCGCAGATGCTCGGCTACCAGCTCGCGCTGCGACGCGGTTGCGATCCTGACAAGCCGCGCAATCTGGCCAAGAGTGTGACCGTGAAATGA
- the rdgB gene encoding RdgB/HAM1 family non-canonical purine NTP pyrophosphatase encodes MRVIVATNNAGKLAELRELLPASIDLLSMAEAGLDSPPEDGSTFAENALIKARHAAPNADAAIADDSGLVVDALDGAPGVRSARFAGEDATDEENNVELLRRMTNASGVQRTARFVSAAAFVSRNGDEVVVEGQVQGVILERPRGTGGFGYDPLFEIQDPGAPDASGKTLAELTIAEKNDISHRGRAVRALVATLQERQLIDDSPR; translated from the coding sequence GTGCGAGTCATAGTAGCGACAAACAACGCTGGAAAGCTCGCCGAACTCCGCGAGCTGCTTCCAGCATCAATTGATCTGCTATCCATGGCCGAAGCGGGACTCGATTCGCCGCCAGAAGACGGCTCGACGTTTGCAGAAAATGCGCTGATCAAAGCACGCCACGCAGCCCCGAACGCAGACGCAGCAATCGCTGATGACTCGGGGCTCGTTGTCGATGCACTGGATGGAGCGCCCGGAGTCCGATCAGCCCGCTTTGCCGGCGAAGACGCAACGGATGAAGAGAACAACGTCGAGCTTCTGCGCCGAATGACGAATGCCAGCGGTGTTCAACGGACGGCGCGATTCGTATCTGCCGCAGCGTTCGTCTCTCGAAACGGAGACGAAGTCGTCGTCGAGGGACAAGTTCAGGGCGTGATCCTTGAACGGCCTCGTGGCACGGGCGGCTTTGGGTATGACCCGCTGTTCGAAATTCAGGATCCTGGCGCACCAGATGCTTCCGGCAAGACGCTTGCCGAACTCACCATTGCTGAAAAGAACGATATTTCCCATCGGGGCCGGGCTGTGCGCGCGCTCGTAGCAACGTTGCAGGAGCGCCAACTCATCGACGACAGTCCCCGATGA
- the purQ gene encoding phosphoribosylformylglycinamidine synthase subunit PurQ, whose translation MRFGVVIFPGSNGDHDALSAVELGLGDEVVPIWHKDRSVDHVDALLIPGGFSYGDYLRAGAIARFSPIMDAVSDFANQGGPVLGICNGFQILTEAHLLPGALLRNGSLHFVCTWVHVRVETDRTPFTADIDPGSVLRLPIAHGQGRYFVTPEQYDDLIKNDQIVFRYSDARGEVHDDHNPNASVDHIAGVSNVRGNVVGLMPHPERAYDLGVGGEDGLRVLRAARQSVLQAVRA comes from the coding sequence ATGCGTTTCGGGGTCGTGATTTTCCCTGGCTCAAACGGGGACCACGACGCGTTGTCCGCCGTTGAGCTTGGCCTCGGTGACGAGGTCGTGCCGATCTGGCATAAGGACCGCTCGGTCGATCATGTCGACGCGCTGCTGATTCCCGGCGGCTTCTCATACGGCGACTACCTGCGTGCCGGCGCGATTGCTCGATTCTCGCCAATCATGGATGCCGTCAGCGACTTCGCCAACCAGGGTGGGCCGGTTCTCGGGATCTGCAACGGCTTCCAGATTCTGACCGAGGCGCACCTGCTGCCCGGTGCCTTGCTGCGCAACGGTAGCCTGCACTTTGTCTGCACATGGGTCCATGTGCGCGTCGAGACGGACCGGACACCATTCACCGCCGACATCGATCCCGGTTCTGTGCTGCGCCTGCCGATTGCGCACGGACAGGGTCGCTATTTCGTCACGCCGGAGCAGTACGATGACCTGATCAAGAACGATCAGATTGTCTTTCGGTATTCGGACGCGCGTGGCGAAGTGCATGACGACCACAATCCCAACGCATCGGTCGATCACATCGCCGGTGTATCGAACGTCCGCGGCAATGTCGTTGGCCTGATGCCGCACCCCGAGCGCGCCTACGATCTTGGCGTTGGTGGCGAGGACGGGCTTCGCGTCCTGCGCGCCGCGCGCCAGTCAGTGTTGCAGGCGGTGCGAGCGTGA
- a CDS encoding phosphoribosylaminoimidazolesuccinocarboxamide synthase gives MTTPLREISIPSLRKFRSGKVRDTYDLGDQLLMVASDRVSAFDVILPDAIPDKGRVLTMLSSWWFRQTDAIAPNHLLSTNVEDLPEAVQPYREVLRDRFMLVRKAERIDIECVVRGYLAGSGWVEYQRSRTVCGEQLPEGLVESSALPHPIFTPAAKVDDGHDENITFAEVERRVGKDIARRLRDASMALYTFAERKARQEGILIADTKFEFGLIDRQLIVIDEMLTPDSSRFWDAGIYEPGRSQDSLDKQPIRDWLEQSGWKKTPPAPPLPPEVIEATTRRYRTAYERLTGLEFPTA, from the coding sequence ATGACGACACCACTCCGCGAGATCTCGATCCCGTCGCTGCGCAAGTTCCGTAGCGGCAAGGTGCGAGACACCTACGACCTTGGCGACCAGCTCCTGATGGTTGCTTCGGATCGCGTCTCGGCGTTCGATGTCATTCTGCCGGACGCGATTCCGGACAAGGGCCGCGTGCTGACGATGCTGTCGTCCTGGTGGTTCCGCCAGACAGACGCCATCGCGCCAAACCATTTGTTGTCAACCAACGTTGAAGATCTGCCCGAGGCCGTGCAACCGTATCGGGAGGTCCTTCGAGATCGCTTCATGCTGGTTCGTAAAGCCGAGCGCATTGATATAGAGTGCGTCGTGCGTGGCTACCTAGCCGGATCGGGCTGGGTTGAGTATCAGCGGTCCCGAACCGTCTGCGGAGAGCAGCTGCCGGAGGGGCTCGTTGAGAGCTCTGCGCTGCCGCATCCGATCTTCACGCCTGCAGCCAAAGTCGATGATGGCCACGACGAAAACATTACCTTCGCGGAAGTCGAACGACGCGTCGGCAAGGACATCGCCCGGCGATTACGCGATGCCTCGATGGCGCTCTACACGTTTGCGGAACGCAAGGCGCGCCAGGAGGGCATCCTCATCGCTGATACCAAGTTCGAGTTTGGCTTGATCGACAGGCAGCTGATCGTGATCGACGAAATGCTGACGCCGGACTCGTCCCGCTTCTGGGATGCGGGCATCTACGAGCCGGGTCGATCGCAGGACAGCCTCGACAAGCAGCCGATTCGTGACTGGCTCGAGCAGTCGGGCTGGAAGAAGACACCGCCTGCCCCGCCGCTACCGCCAGAAGTTATTGAGGCGACGACTCGCCGCTATCGAACCGCGTACGAGCGCCTGACAGGATTGGAGTTCCCGACAGCGTGA
- the purL gene encoding phosphoribosylformylglycinamidine synthase subunit PurL, with amino-acid sequence MSVTVTDEVLREVALTRAEYDQVVELLGRAPSEVELGMFGAMWSEHCGYKNSRPLLKHFPTEGDRVLQGPGENAGAVDIGENLAVVFKIESHNHPSAVEPYEGAATGVGGIVRDIFTMGARPIALLNSLRFGPLDVPRNQYLFGGVVGGIGGYGNCLGIPTVSGDIFFDERYNGNPLVNAMCVGIVQHDKIMRATASGVGNLVVLVGADTGRDGIHGATFASVENPEESHRGVVQVGNPFLEKLLLEACLEALEVPGVVAMQDLGAAGLTSSAVEVASKGGLGVEIDVQKVSRREEAMTAYEVMLSESQERMLIIVEPDSLSALVEIFERWDLHSDVIGTVTPDGSVRILDGGEVVADVPATYYTDECPTYVRDGFESARIAADRATDVSPWDNLTADAVLRTLGVLLASPNICSRRSVVSTYDHTILSNTVVPPMAADAAVVRVKGTSIGLAVKTDCNPRYVYLDPHLGGKHAVAEAARNVSCVGATPIALTNCLNFGSPEKPEGYFQLQQAILGMAEVASALGTPVVSGNVSLYNESGDEAILPTPTIGVVGLLDDISKHVGMSAGEGQELWLVGSQTAVLGGSEYLAAVHGKTAGAPPPLDLELEANVQSLTRSLIQDGVAQAAHDTSEGGLLVAVAEMLFGNGVGATLDLDTLVDANDGSLARTYFGESASRVIVAIDPGDAAALQERAASAGVGAVKLGVTGGSDLAIGGTDTISLGELKNQWSSGFDRSDSGV; translated from the coding sequence GTGAGTGTGACTGTCACAGACGAGGTATTGCGCGAGGTCGCGTTGACCCGCGCCGAATACGACCAGGTCGTCGAGTTGCTCGGACGCGCGCCGAGTGAAGTTGAGCTCGGCATGTTTGGCGCAATGTGGAGCGAGCACTGCGGCTACAAGAACTCGCGACCGCTGTTGAAGCATTTCCCGACTGAGGGTGATCGCGTGCTGCAGGGACCCGGTGAAAACGCCGGTGCTGTCGACATCGGCGAGAACCTCGCCGTTGTCTTCAAGATCGAGTCGCACAATCATCCGTCCGCTGTCGAGCCGTACGAGGGTGCGGCAACCGGAGTGGGCGGCATCGTACGTGACATCTTCACGATGGGTGCGCGCCCAATCGCATTGCTGAACTCCCTTCGCTTCGGGCCGCTCGATGTTCCGCGCAATCAGTACCTGTTCGGCGGCGTTGTCGGTGGCATCGGTGGCTACGGGAATTGCCTCGGGATTCCAACCGTTTCCGGCGACATCTTTTTCGATGAGCGCTACAACGGCAATCCGTTGGTCAATGCGATGTGTGTTGGCATTGTCCAGCACGACAAGATCATGCGCGCGACTGCGTCCGGCGTCGGCAATCTGGTAGTGCTTGTCGGGGCGGACACAGGCCGCGACGGTATCCACGGCGCGACGTTCGCGTCGGTTGAGAACCCGGAAGAGTCGCATCGTGGCGTCGTCCAGGTCGGTAACCCATTTCTGGAAAAGCTGTTGCTGGAGGCGTGCCTCGAAGCGCTGGAGGTTCCGGGCGTCGTTGCGATGCAGGATCTCGGCGCGGCTGGGCTGACATCATCGGCAGTTGAGGTCGCCAGCAAGGGCGGGCTGGGTGTCGAGATCGACGTTCAGAAGGTCAGTCGGCGCGAAGAAGCCATGACGGCGTACGAGGTCATGCTTTCCGAGAGCCAGGAACGCATGCTCATCATCGTCGAGCCAGACTCTTTGTCTGCGCTCGTCGAGATCTTCGAGCGCTGGGATCTGCACTCGGATGTGATCGGCACGGTGACACCCGATGGTAGCGTCCGCATTCTGGACGGTGGCGAAGTCGTGGCCGATGTCCCGGCTACCTACTACACTGACGAGTGCCCGACCTATGTCCGCGATGGGTTTGAGTCGGCGCGCATCGCAGCAGATCGGGCCACTGACGTCTCGCCGTGGGATAACCTGACCGCTGATGCCGTCCTGCGAACGCTCGGCGTCCTGCTGGCGAGCCCGAACATCTGCTCGCGGCGCTCGGTCGTCAGCACCTACGATCACACGATCCTGTCGAATACCGTCGTCCCACCGATGGCTGCGGATGCGGCGGTTGTTCGCGTCAAGGGCACGTCGATCGGTTTGGCGGTCAAGACCGACTGCAACCCGCGCTACGTGTATCTCGATCCACATCTGGGCGGAAAGCATGCGGTGGCCGAAGCCGCGCGCAACGTTTCCTGCGTCGGTGCGACCCCAATTGCGCTGACGAACTGCCTGAACTTCGGGTCACCGGAGAAGCCGGAAGGCTACTTCCAGCTCCAGCAGGCAATCCTCGGAATGGCCGAGGTGGCTAGTGCGCTCGGCACGCCGGTAGTCAGCGGCAACGTCAGCCTGTACAACGAATCGGGCGACGAGGCCATTCTGCCGACGCCGACGATCGGCGTCGTTGGTCTGCTGGACGACATCAGTAAGCACGTCGGCATGTCGGCTGGCGAAGGTCAGGAGTTGTGGCTGGTCGGAAGTCAGACAGCCGTACTCGGTGGTTCTGAGTATTTGGCGGCCGTCCATGGCAAGACGGCTGGTGCGCCGCCACCGCTGGATCTTGAGCTTGAGGCGAACGTCCAGTCGCTGACACGCAGCCTGATTCAGGACGGCGTAGCACAGGCCGCGCACGACACGTCCGAAGGCGGCCTGCTGGTCGCTGTCGCTGAGATGTTGTTCGGCAACGGAGTCGGTGCGACGCTCGATCTGGATACGCTCGTCGATGCGAACGACGGTAGCCTCGCGCGAACGTACTTTGGGGAATCAGCTTCGCGCGTGATTGTTGCAATTGATCCCGGCGATGCTGCAGCGTTGCAGGAGCGCGCTGCAAGCGCTGGAGTCGGGGCGGTCAAGCTGGGAGTGACTGGCGGCAGCGATCTGGCAATTGGCGGAACTGACACGATTTCGCTTGGTGAATTGAAAAATCAGTGGTCCAGCGGGTTCGATCGATCAGACAGCGGAGTGTAG